The window CCTGCACCCTGTCCGAGAGGGGCCCCGCCTCCCTCATGGGGCAGTGATGAGTGGCTACAGCTGAATTGGTCCTGGGGCGTctggagcagcagatgccagggCTCAAGCCTCCTGTCACCTCCTTGCCCTGCCCCAGTGGTACCAATGCCTGTGGCTGACCATCTTGGAGGGGCCAGGTGCCGCTGCAGAGGACGGCCCAGGTACTGGGTGGGCAGGGCCTTGGGCCTCGTGAGGGCATGCTGGATTGAGGTCTGGGGTGCAGCGTACCCCCTCTCCCCCCTGCTACCCCCACATGGTAAAGACAGCCCCCACCAGCCTCTGCGAGAGTGGGGAGGGGCTAACACAGGAGAGACACTGCCCCTGGCCCACATCTAACAATGACAGCTAAGGGACACTGAGCACTGGGGCAGCACGCTAATGTTCACCTCCACTCATTTACTCCTTCCCACGAAATTACTCTCCATTCTTTGGCTATCAGGAACCTAGGGCAAGAGTGGctgtttgcccaaggtcacgtaACTAGGACACATGGAGTTTTGAACTAGGCATCCAGCTCAGAGttaaaatgggttgtttaaaATCAGTTCCAattgaaaggaggaaaaagggagCTGAAGGGGGACCCTATAGAGTCAAAGAGACTTGAGATATGATGAATTGCAATAaaaccaaaatgttaaaaaatggatttaaaaagtgATACAACTAATTAGAAATTTGAACACTGATACGATATTGAGAACTGGTTGCTAATTTTTAAAGATGATAGGATGGTGTGGTTTGTTAAGAGTCCTTTTAGAATACACACTGAAATGCTTAAGGATAAATGATTTATTTGGGATTTGCTTCAATATAATTtagatgctgggggtgggggcggagaAGAGACAAGACTGTCCATGAATTGATAGTTATTGAAGTGGGGTGGTGAGTACACGGGGGTTCACTGTACTGTACAGTGTACATTTGTGtatctttgaaattttccataataaaaagtttaaaaagtggaCATGCCCAGGTCCTACCACAGACCTACTGGCTGCAAATCTTCTGCAAGTGAGGCCCAcagtctgcattttaacaaaccTCCTGGGCACCTCTGTTCTCTGATCTTGGGTAGCCCAGACCAGACAGGGCTCAGTCTTTGCTGGCCGATGCAACCCCCCTCGGGGGTCACCGCCCTCATCCTCATCTCTGGTTCACAGTCAACTCCAGCAGGGTCTTCCAGCATGTTGTCAAAACTCTCATCCAGTCAATCGTGGAGTTTGGTCCATGAATCCTAGGCCTAGGGGACCCCCCAAGGGCCCAGGTCACAGGCAGGACCGCAGACCCCTCTGACCAGCCAGGCTGTGGAGCAGGGCTTCCCGAGGGAtggcagagaaaggaaaggggaaaggaaggaacAAGGAGCTGCCATCTACCCTCTACCCCATGGCTTTTGAGGCCATTTGACTTGCTTACACAGCAGCAGCCTCGAAGTGGGAGTGTCCTCTGCCAAGCAGCCTACCAGTGTGACCCCTAGGATGCGTGTCACCTTTTGATTAACACGGTTTTCTTCTCTATGGGATAGAAACCCACATGTTAACTAGTAACTTCATGGTGTCTGGGCTCTAATCAAATAGTAAGTAACAGTCAAGTACAGGTAACTTCTCCAAGATCAGGGGTAGTCAAactttctataaagggccaggtAGGTCTCTGCCACAACCATTCAACTCTGCCTTGTAGGGCTAAAGCAGTCATGGACAACAggtaaacaaatgggcatgggtgtattccaataaaactttatttacaaaatcggGCAGCAGGCTGGACTTGGTCCCAAGGCCCTGTAGTTTGCCAATCTCTGATAATTCAGCAATCCTTGGACAGGCCTGTGCTCCAGTGCTCCAGTATGACATGGACAGAACATGCCATACACCACCCCCTTCACCTTACTTCCAAGATTGGATAATCTTTCTTAACACCTCGTGCTCTAGCGGCCTCTTCCAAGTTGTGCCAAGCAGAGAGAGCTACACCTTagtctcctgccccctccccagccttcctCCCCCACCTGTCTCTGCTAACACGAAGCTCACTAGGCCGTAAGCTCAAGCTCTTGGCAGCCTGTGACAGCTCGGCCAGGGGCTTGCAAGCAGTCTACACGGCAGTCTCGGCAGCGGGTTTACCCGCATCCAGCCGCCAGGCTCACGGGACGCGGGCCCCGGAGGCTCCTTCCGCGCCCCCACTGCTGCCAGCACACCTGCCCGCCACTCCAGGGGCCACTGTCCCGTGGCTCCGTTCTCCATCGAGAGGCCTCCTGCTGCGTACTCTAAGGGAACACTTCCAAAGAGGGATCAAGGGACATGGGTAGCGGGGGAAAGCCCAGTTCCGAGATCCCAGCTCAGTCCGGACCGGGCTGTTTCTGTAGGGTCAGAGCAGCCCTCAGCCTCCGAGCATGCGACCCAACGCACCCGCAGGAGAACGGACCCCGCGGGCCTTCCAGATACACGCACGCGCAGAGCTGCCGGCCGCTTTTCCTCCTCCCGCGGGCCTCCCCTCGCGCCTACGCACGGTCCTCCAGGCCGACAGGGGGCGGTGGAGCCCGTCGGAAGCCTTACGCGAGGCTGGCGCTGCCAGCGTAACCCGGAAGTAGACGCTGGTCCGGACCGGGTCGCGTCGTAGGACTGTGGAGGCGGTGGTGGCGGCAGCTACGAGTCTGGGAGGGGCTGCGGCGTTAGGATGAACGCGCCTCCTGCTTTCGAGTCGTTCCTGCTCTTCGAGGGCGAGAAGAAGTAAGTGGCGCCGGCCAGGTGCGGGGTGGGGGGATCGGGCCGAGGTTCGCGGACCCCTACAGAACTGGGGGTTCTCCTGCGCGACGTTTTTTCTTGAGGGTCTGTCAAGCCGAGCGCTTCGCGCCTGTGTTTGCAACACTtaaagcagcttcgcaaggcagCGGTGAGTACCTGTTTTGCAGAGGAGTTCAGAGGCACAGAGCAGTTGAGTTACTGGCCCCGGGAACATAGCAAGTGGCGGGGTCAGTATACGAACCCAGAATGTCTGGCTCCGGAGTCCTTTTCCTCGGGGATCTGGCGGCCTCCTGCCTCGTCTCCCAGCTCTCCGTCGCCGTCCTTCTTGCTGCTGCCAGAGTGAGGGGTTTCAGATTCATATCTGATCTGACGCTCGCCTGTGTGAACCCCTTCAGTGGCTCCTTGTTGCTTGCAGGTTGAGTGGTTTAGACAGCCTGGGCTTGCTTCCTGCATCCTCCACTGCCTGACTCTGTATCTTTGGACAAGTGACAGTCTGTCTGAGGcccagtttccacatctgtaaaatgggcttgtTACTGTAATTAATCATTGGCCTTTCCTTTAGGGAAGGTGAAATGAGGTGATTTGTGTAAATTGGTTGGTCAGGGCTCAGCACATGGAAGACATTAAATATTGGCCCTTCATGCCCTAAAAAACCTAGTATGCAGGATTCTTTATGTTCTGGCTCCCGCCAGCCACTTCGGTCTGGCTTTAGAGCAGAGGTTCTCAACAGGGAGCCATTTTTTGCCCCAGGGGACATTATATAATGTTTGAAAacttttttggttgtcacaagaggggttgctactggcatctagtgggtggagGACTGGGATGCTGCAAAACGTCCTACAGTGCACAAGACAACCCTCTGCAACAAAGAAAGATTGGGTCCAACCTGTCAGTGgggccaaggttgagaaaccgtGCTGTAGAGAAAAGGAGCAATCCAGGTGAGCAGGGATCCCACACAGTCAGGGCGAAGCTGGGGTCAAGATACAGACATAGTGCTGCTCAGGGTCAGAGAGGACTTTATGGAATGAACAGACCCAGGAAGGCTTCCAGGAAGTGGAGGGACTTGAGCCTGCCTTGATGGGCAGGGTTTAGActcggggtggggaggagggagagtccTGGCCCCCTCATCTGTTGCTTCTGCCTCTTCCTAGGATCACCATTAACAAGGACACCAAGGTCCCCAATGCCTGTTTGTtcaccatcaacaaagaagaccacaCACTAGGAAACATTATTAAATCGTAAGTTCCAGGGCAGAGGCGCTCAGGGGCTGCGTTCAGTGGGGCTCTTTGGGCAAATTTCTTATGATTTTCTTAAGTCCCTCAGGGTGCTTACTCTGGCATGTCACAATTCCAGCACCTTTTCTGCAGAATGATGCTGACACATATCTGTTTCCATAAGCCACATGGTTAATTTAGCTGATTAAAGGTGGTGAATATGTAGCAAGCCCCATAATTCTACCCTCAAAAGGTAGGAGGTGCCTCTGTTTGTGCTGATGAGCATTGAGAAGCAGTCAAGGttagctccccccacccccatttgtgACAATGACCTATGACCTGTTACACCTGGCATTCTGAGATATATGTGGAAGGGATCTTAAGTTCagtagaaggagggaaagaatggGAGATGTCTGGTGCCCCTCTTGGGTGGTTGATACTGGTTGGTGGGTGTCTGTTTACACCAGTGAGGTCGTGGCCAGGTGGTCAGGGATGTGATTGTCATTGTACTGCTGAGATTTGACTCTTCCCTCTGATCCCATGGCCTTTCCTGGGTTTGTAGTATTTGAGGCTGTTGGCAGGAGCTCGCCCAGTCTCCTGGTGCCAGCAGGAGGTGGGGGTGCCCTTCTTTTGTCCGGATGACCTGTGTCCTGAGCCGAGCCAGGGCTGCACCCCTGCTGGATGAACTCAGTGTTCCAGTCTGTGCACGGGAGGGGGAGATCCAGCAGCCCTCCCTCTTGGCGCTCACACTTGGTGATGCTGAACTGCCCTAGAGAATGCCCCAGTTGCACGGCACATCACACAGGCCTCATCTTCCTCACAGCTGCCCAGGATGAGACTCAGCGTGCGTGGAAAGCAGCTGCTGCCAGTGCTGCCCAGAGGGTTTCCTTCTCACTCTCGTTGCTGCCTGTATCTGCTGTGCTGGATGTTCTTTTGGGTTGGGAATGGGGATTTTGTGTCCTGGTTTACTGTCTTGGGAGGCCTCTTTGGAGCACTGCAGGGTCTCTGACTTCCCTGAGGGAGGAAGTTGCTACAGCCCTGTTTTTGCAGCTAGGGTCCTTGATCCTTGTGGATGGAGGTTGGAGGTTGTGGCAGGGTGAGGGGAGGCTCCTCACAGTCTCTCTGTCTTGAAGATTTTTGGGAAAATTAAACATCAAGAGTGGAGGCCTCCTGGGGTCTGCAGCTAGGGGCATTCGCTTGCAGGTCTCAGCCTAACTGGAGGGCTCCTTGGCTGGGGACCGCATGGCTGCCTTGAGGCCGGGCCTGGGCACTGGGCCCAGCCTCCCTCGCAGCATCCATCCCTGTACCTCAGACAGCTGCTGAAGGACCCCCAGGTGCTGTTTGCTGGCTACAAGGTCCCTCACCCCTTGGAGCACAAGATCATCATCCGAGTGCAGACCACACCTGACTATAGCCCCCAGGAGGCCTTCACCAACGCCATCACTGACCTCATCAGCGAGCTGTCCCTGCTGGAGGAGCGGTTCCGGGTGAGGAGGGGGCTCCCGCAGTGCAgccagggggtggggggcctgggTGCTGGACACCCACAGTTGCAGTGTGCCCATGCCCTCCACACTGCAGCTTATACCCGGGACAGTCCCTGGGTTGTTTCCTCTTGAGTGACTTTTTGGGGAGGGGTAATGGCAGTGACAGAGCAGGGGCTCCATGGCAGTCCCCAGGAAGCTGGGACTGAGGGGTGTGGAGGCGAGGCCTGTGGCCTGCACCCATGGTGGGAGCCTTACCTGGTGCTCCAGGGCCTCCCTTGGCTTCTGTGGCACCTCTGGAGGCAGTGACCCCACTGCCCTGCAAGAGCTTCCTCCAGCTCATCTCTGTGGTCTGGAAGGCCTGGCTGCTGCCAGAGCACCTCTCTGTCTAGGGGGCAGCTCATACTAGGGTAGACTCCCAGAGTTGAGGCAGAGGGGTAGTGGTCACACCTGTTCATGTAAGGGGGCCTCACAAGTCATAAGCTCACCAGGAAGTGCCTCTCTTCCACCTGATCCTAACCCAGGCAGCGGGACGTGGATGGCAGAGAAGCAGCGGGGGCGGCCTGGGCCAGCTCAGAGGGCCCCTTTGGTTGCTGGCTGCCCTGCTCCCTGGAGCTGTTTGGGACCCCAGTGTGCTGATCCTGTTACAGTGCTCTCCTGCGGGCTAGTCTTAACAGCTGTACTGGCCGAGGAAGCTGTTTCCTGCTGCACCCTGGTCGGGATGCTGGGGTTTCATTTCCGAGGCCCTTGCCCCAGCCCTTCTAAATGCACTGCCGTCTCCCTCTCCCCCAGGTGGCCATCAAGGACAAGCAGGAAGGAATTGAGTAGTGGCTGGGAGGTGCCTGCCTGTGCCCCGAGCTCAGCTCCCACACAGCAGCAGACTCGGCTCTCCTGGTCCCCAGTGGAGGAGGGCGGCTTCTCTCGGCTGTGGTCCTCCTTGAAAAGATGCCTCCTCAGCCCCTCACGCCTGACACTGATGTGCCCTGTACATAGATTTTGACTGTCTAATAAAGTGCAGCCAGAAGAGACCTGGCCTGTGTGCTGGTGTGGGCTGGGTCTCACCGTCTTAAACAGCAGAGGTGACTTCACAAGCGAAGTGTGCTTCACAGGCCCAGCCGCGGGCCTGATGGGGGTACTGACCTGTTTCAGAGCCACACCGAGGCCAGATTTCAAAGGCCTCACAGACCCTGATTTCTGTCTGAGGTTGGCAGGAACAAAGTCCTTCTGGACCCAAAACTGGGAacctgggggtaggggtggggccTTGCAGCAGAGGGAACTGAAAACCCACAGCCTTCTGTGTACCCCACTCGGCAAGCCACAGCTGCCAGGCCTGCCTGTCCTAAAGTGGGAACTCAAGATggggcctccaaaactgtaaatAGCTCTCCATGGGCTTCTCTTTGATAGCAGagagtttaataaaaatattcactaaTAAAAAGACCCCGAGCATGAGCCCCAAAGCTGAGTAAGTTAAGTTGTGTCCCTGGTGCTGTGTGAGAGAGACAGGCACCCCGCGCCGCGCTGCGTGAGGCTACTGCCGCTTCCAGACGGCTACGATGTTGGAGTCCGTCAGCGCGGTGAGGTAGGTCAGGCTGGGGTTGGCCACCACCGTGTTCACCATCGTCTTGGTCACTGCCTGGCCAagagcccagggctggggccACTTGAGGATCTGGTGGGAAGAGGCAGAGAGGGGCTGGGTTCCCGGCTCCCTGTAAGCCAGGCCCCTTGTGCTGCGCCCACCCCCAGCACGGGTAGAGAGGCGCAGGCTGCACTGTACCTGTGTGGGGGGCTGCGGGGCTGCGGGCAGCGGGCGTGGCTGCTCCAGGATGTGCCGGACCTCGTAGATCCACACGTTGCCCTCCTCGTCCCCGCAGAGCACAGTGCCCTCATCTGTGGAATAGAGGTGGGCGCCtaaggaggggtgggggtggggtggggctccaGGAGGTGGagagtgggctggggtggggcgggCTCACCAGGACAGGCGCTGAGCGAGAAATAGGCCAACTCGGTGGGTGACCACTGCAGCCGGGCCAGGACGACCACTGCCACCGTGGACTGGCTGCCCCGGCCTGCCCACGTCTGGCTCCAGCTCCACAGGCAGATGGTGCCCAGGCCATTCCCCTTGGAGGCTGCAGGAGGGGACAGGGAACTGTGCCTGGGCCGGCTCCTCGCCAGACACTCCTAGTCCACACCGGGGACCTGTTACAAATCCCAGCCCATGAGGGCCTCACCAGCCCCATAGGGTTCCCAGGAGGGCAGGCGGTCCCCTGAGCTGGCTCACTCACCCACGACATCCTCATTCACAAACGCCAGCCCATCCACTCTCCGTCCTGACGCCTCGGAGTCCTCGGAGAAGTCGAACTCCACCTCACACACCCTGCGGGGCAGTGGGAGATAGCTGGGCTGgccattcctctctctctcacacgcACAGAGCTGTTCGTTTGCTCAAATCTCCGCTGGCACCTGCCTTGGGCCATGCACTGTGCCAAGGTCTGAAGACGCCACAAAGATGTGGGCTTGGCCCTGGTGGGGTCACCTTTGCTCTGGAAGGGGAGCCGGCATTGCGCGACCTGGAGCCACAAGGCAGGGGGAGCCCGGCAGCTGGAGGACCAGGTTCTTcctggatggggtgggggtgtggttgGGAAAGGTTCTGGAGAGAGGCCTCTGGGACTGCTGTGAAGGACGAGCAGGGAGCCAGGCAATTCCATGGCAAGCACTGGGGGCCTGAGGGCTGGAGGCCCGGGAATGCCAGCAGTGGGCGTTTGCTTCTCTGAGCACAGTGGGGCGTGGGTGCTGAGTGACGTGGCTCCCATCTGTGCTGGGAAAGGCCACCCAGCAGCCACACAGAGTCCTGGGGAAGCCAGCCTGAAGCCAGAGAGGGAGCCAAGTGCCATCTGCAGGACAGCCTGAGGCAAGGCCGCGGCGAGGAAACAAGAAGGAGACGCATCCGAACACGCCATGGGACTAGGGGGCAGGGTAGACGGGCCCAGGGTAACTCCTAGGTGGGGCACGGGGCCGCTCTGTGAGAGGAGAACGCCATGGCCACCACCTGCACTGGGCTGGATGACAACAACTGGGTTACTATCCCCTCCACAGCCGCTACTCATGCCCGCCACCCACCCCTAAAATTCTTCCTGGGCTATTCATTGCTACTTAGGATAAAATTCAAACTTCTTACTGTGGCCAACAAAGCCCAGCATCCCTGGCACCAGGCAGCCTTGCCACCTCACTTTATGCCACTTCCACTGGCTTTGCCAAGCTGCAGCTGAACTGCTCAGCCCAGCTCTCCCGCCACAGCCTCTGCACACGCTGCGGGCCACTCCCTTCCCCTGCGTGGCTGGCTCCTTTGCATGCCGTACATGGAGGGAGCCTGAGCCGGACAGCTTGTCCATGTGCCCCCTGGTCACCTCACCAGAGTTCTCTGGGTCCCCCAACCTGAGGTAAACCTCCTTGCTACCCTCTCGCAacaccttttctttccttcatggcTCACATTACGCTTTGTGGGGTTTATTGGCCTCTTTGTTTAATGCTTGTCTCCCGACTGTGGCCCCCGGAAGGCAGAGACCCTGTGGTGAGCACTCCTCAGGAGTCTTCCAGCTGGTACGGATAAGCCATGAAACATCCACGTGGCATTTCCAGAGCCTCCCCCAGGCCCAGACACCATCTTACCCTCGGGCCCAAGGACAGAAGTGACCACCCCACTTTTCAGGTGAAGAAACATAAGCTAAGAGGGAGGTGACACTGCTAGTGAGTAGCAGGGCCAAGTGACATGACCTGGCCCTTCCCAATCCAGCAGGAGGAGATGGGGACAGAGCATCTCTGCAGAGGCCCCTCAAGCAGCCTTGGTGgcgggcaggggcaggggtgccTAGTGGACCTTACCCATCTGGACCAGCAGCCCCTGGCTCTGGGGCTTGGCTTTCAAGGCACCCCCGCCCTGCCTCACCTCCGCTTTTGGGGCTGGTCCAGCCGCACgtcccagcagcagcagccaccctCACAACCAGCCAGCAGGTAGGCGTCTGGGCAGGAGGCCACGGGGCAGAGACGCAGCGGGATGGACGTGGTGTCGAGTGTGAGCAGCTGGCTGCAGGCAGGGTGAGAGGGAGCCTGTGAGCCATCTGATCTCCCACCCAGGAACAGGCCCCACTCGCCCAGCCCTGCCCCACAGCATTACCTGGCCTGGAATTCATAGTCGTGGTTGGGTACCCCAATGTCCCAGAGGATGATCCGCTTGTCGTAGGAGGCTGCTgcagaagggaaggggaaggataCGGGTGGCCCTGCTGCCTCCTGCAGGTCACATCTCAGGCTGAGACAGTGGTCCCAGGGTCAGAGCCCCTCCAAGTCAGGGAGGAAGGCCACAGCTGGGAGACGAGAAGACCCAGGGGCCTACAGTCCCCATCTTCTTCTCTAACCTAAAGTGCTGGCACCAGGCAGCCATGTCTTGCCAGGCCTCTGTGCACACATCGACCCCTGGGGTCACCGCATCGGGAGGGCCAGAGGTATCAGCCCACATCACAGGAGGAAACGGCAGCCCAGGCCATTGCGAAACTCCAGGGCTACAGAGCAGGTTAAGAATAAAGCCGGGATCTAAAGGCCAGTCAATTGACCATGAAGCCCTTGCTGCTTCCCAGGCCTGCCCAGTCAGCACTGCCAGCCTGGAGGGGGGGTCAGGGGACACACTGAGGACACCAGGGCTGTGGGGTGAGGCTGCTGGGAAACACTGCATTGTGCGAAGAGGACCTTACTGAAGAGGTGGGTCTCGTGGGTGGGGCTGAAGCAGAGGGTGGCGATGGCTTTCTTGTGGGCCCGGATGACCCCGCAGCAGAAGCCGGCACGCACGTGCAGCAGCCGGACCAGGCCCCGCAGGCCCGCAGCCGCCAGCACGCTCCAGCGCTTCTTGTGGCCCGCCTGTGTGACCACCGTCAGGGCTGTCCAGGCCACGGAGAAGAActcctggggaggggaagggacgGGTGTGAGGAAGCAGTCACTGAGGTCCAGAGCTACATGGGTGAACAAGCGGGCAGGGTTGCGCCTGGGTAAACGGAGGCCCAGCATCAAAGAAAAAAGTCACACAGTGAGTGTGTGGCTGAGCCTGGGCCCCCGTCCCAGCGCTTCTGCCCCCAGGAGCGGGGCCCCGGCACTCACCTCACCGGGCACTTTGTACTTGTGGAGTACGATGCCCGTCTGGCAGTCGATCACGCAAACAGCCTCCCCACCACACGTGGCCACAGTCTGGGACGTGGCCCTCGAGTGCCCTGCTTGGGAGGGTTGGCCTCATGAAATGCCCTTTCACGTTCGCCTCCTCCTGGCCTCGTGGACACTTTTCAGGCTCT of the Choloepus didactylus isolate mChoDid1 chromosome 21, mChoDid1.pri, whole genome shotgun sequence genome contains:
- the POLR2J gene encoding DNA-directed RNA polymerase II subunit RPB11-a, with product MNAPPAFESFLLFEGEKKITINKDTKVPNACLFTINKEDHTLGNIIKSQLLKDPQVLFAGYKVPHPLEHKIIIRVQTTPDYSPQEAFTNAITDLISELSLLEERFRVAIKDKQEGIE
- the LRWD1 gene encoding leucine-rich repeat and WD repeat-containing protein 1 isoform X1; translated protein: MGPLSARLLMQRGRPKCDRLGKIRSLDLSGLKLLSEHLDPKLLCRLKQLQELDLSNNQLETLPANLGLSHLRVLRCANNQLGDVTFLCQFPELQELSLEGNPFLTVSDNLKVSFLLPKLRKVNGKDASSTSTQVENLNRELTSRVTAHWEKFMATLGPEEEAEKAKAQADFVRSAVRDVRYGPESLSEFTQWRVQMISEELVASSGTQVAEPDMPESPTEAAAAPEPRARLVALKRLDDVPLSLSPSKRVCTSPSAWVEGSPVGSEGSQPALKLEPLHFLQCHSKNNSPQDLETQLWACAFEPAWEEGHSRATSQTVATCGGEAVCVIDCQTGIVLHKYKVPGEEFFSVAWTALTVVTQAGHKKRWSVLAAAGLRGLVRLLHVRAGFCCGVIRAHKKAIATLCFSPTHETHLFTASYDKRIILWDIGVPNHDYEFQASQLLTLDTTSIPLRLCPVASCPDAYLLAGCEGGCCCWDVRLDQPQKRRVCEVEFDFSEDSEASGRRVDGLAFVNEDVVASKGNGLGTICLWSWSQTWAGRGSQSTVAVVVLARLQWSPTELAYFSLSACPDEGTVLCGDEEGNVWIYEVRHILEQPRPLPAAPQPPTQILKWPQPWALGQAVTKTMVNTVVANPSLTYLTALTDSNIVAVWKRQ
- the LRWD1 gene encoding leucine-rich repeat and WD repeat-containing protein 1 isoform X2, with the protein product MGPLSARLLMQRGRPKCDRLGKIRSLDLSGLKLLSEHLDPKLLCRLKQLQELDLSNNQLETLPANLGLSHLRVLRCANNQLGDVTFLCQFPELQELSLEGNPFLTVSDNLKVSFLLPKLRKVNGKDASSTSTQVENLNRELTSRVTAHWEKFMATLGPEEEAEKAKAQADFVRSAVRDVRYGPESLSEFTQWRVQMISEELVASSGTQVAEPDMPESPTEAAAAPEPRARLVALKRLDDVPLSLSPSKRVCTSPSAWVEGSPVGSEGSQPALKLEPLHFLQCHSKNNSPQDLETQLWACAFEPAWEEGHSRATSQTVATCGGEAVCVIDCQTGIVLHKYKVPGEEFFSVAWTALTVVTQAGHKKRWSVLAAAGLRGLVRLLHVRAGFCCGVIRAHKKAIATLCFSPTHETHLFTSYDKRIILWDIGVPNHDYEFQASQLLTLDTTSIPLRLCPVASCPDAYLLAGCEGGCCCWDVRLDQPQKRRVCEVEFDFSEDSEASGRRVDGLAFVNEDVVASKGNGLGTICLWSWSQTWAGRGSQSTVAVVVLARLQWSPTELAYFSLSACPDEGTVLCGDEEGNVWIYEVRHILEQPRPLPAAPQPPTQILKWPQPWALGQAVTKTMVNTVVANPSLTYLTALTDSNIVAVWKRQ